Proteins encoded together in one Corallococcus soli window:
- a CDS encoding sensor histidine kinase codes for MLKHEEGRRPEARTGRAMSLRAFFSTVVGGLVLLSLLSASLLVGVTQALERVASTLSESVDGVRQAEELEVDLLIHSRLVSSPDTPLVADPSRGRSPLEIESDVHRQLKDLHTTASTDEERQVVAEVERHVGAYLEAQQRLSETGRNSSSFDGRMVATLDAALRSLERLIQINVDQAQHERVLANRWSDTANLLGLVLGLLLLTSLGLGSFWLRRSALRPVAGLQRAMRAFGAGRDKASRAPEEGPSEIRDMAQTFNEMADSLTHQQEQQLAFLAGVAHDLRNPLSALKLSTALAAPGRAEVTPERMQRTLSLVRRQVARLDRMVGDLLDATRIEAGKLELQPEVRDTRELARSVVELYQSSEPGHTLELGLPDAPVLVRADPARLEQVLTNLVSNALKYSPAGSRVEVSVRGDAHHAVVAVADQGIGMSPEELKGLFVPFQRAGNAKQRAPGVGLGLSVSRRIIEAHGGRIEVESRPGQGSVFRVLLARVDVSAPGLPAAPDEEEPAEGEGTGALH; via the coding sequence ATGCTCAAGCATGAAGAGGGACGCCGGCCGGAGGCCCGCACGGGGCGCGCGATGAGTCTGCGCGCCTTCTTCTCCACCGTGGTGGGTGGCCTGGTGCTGCTCAGCCTGCTGTCCGCCAGCCTGCTCGTGGGGGTGACCCAGGCGCTGGAGCGCGTGGCCTCCACCCTGAGTGAATCCGTGGACGGGGTGCGACAGGCGGAGGAGCTGGAGGTGGACCTGCTCATCCACTCCCGGCTCGTCTCGTCGCCGGATACGCCCCTGGTGGCGGACCCCTCGCGGGGGCGCTCGCCGCTGGAGATTGAATCGGACGTGCACCGTCAGTTGAAGGATCTGCACACCACCGCCTCCACCGACGAGGAGCGTCAGGTGGTGGCGGAGGTGGAGCGCCACGTGGGCGCCTACCTGGAGGCGCAGCAGCGGCTGTCGGAGACGGGGCGGAACTCGTCGTCGTTTGACGGGCGGATGGTGGCCACGCTGGACGCGGCGCTGCGTTCGCTGGAGCGCCTCATCCAGATCAACGTGGACCAGGCCCAGCATGAGCGCGTGCTCGCGAACCGCTGGAGCGACACGGCCAACCTGCTGGGGCTGGTGCTGGGCCTGCTGCTGCTGACGTCGCTGGGGCTGGGCAGCTTCTGGCTGCGGCGCTCCGCGCTGCGTCCGGTGGCGGGCCTCCAGCGTGCGATGCGCGCCTTTGGCGCGGGCCGCGACAAGGCCTCGCGCGCGCCGGAGGAGGGCCCGTCGGAGATCCGCGACATGGCCCAGACCTTCAACGAGATGGCGGACAGCCTGACCCACCAGCAGGAGCAGCAGCTGGCATTCCTGGCGGGCGTGGCGCACGACCTGCGCAACCCGCTGTCTGCCCTCAAGCTGTCCACGGCGCTGGCGGCGCCCGGCCGCGCGGAGGTCACCCCGGAGCGGATGCAGCGCACGCTCTCGCTGGTGCGCCGGCAGGTGGCCCGGTTGGACCGGATGGTGGGGGACCTGCTGGACGCCACGCGCATCGAGGCGGGCAAGCTGGAGCTGCAGCCGGAGGTGCGCGACACGCGCGAGCTGGCGCGCTCCGTGGTGGAGCTGTACCAGTCCAGCGAGCCCGGCCACACGCTGGAGCTGGGGCTGCCCGACGCCCCAGTGCTGGTGCGGGCGGACCCCGCGCGGCTGGAGCAGGTGCTGACCAACCTGGTGAGCAACGCGCTCAAGTATTCACCGGCGGGCAGCCGCGTGGAGGTGTCCGTGCGAGGGGACGCGCACCACGCGGTGGTGGCCGTGGCGGACCAGGGCATCGGCATGTCCCCGGAGGAGCTCAAGGGGCTCTTCGTGCCGTTCCAGCGCGCGGGCAACGCCAAGCAGCGCGCCCCGGGCGTGGGGCTGGGGCTGTCGGTGTCGCGGCGGATCATCGAAGCGCACGGCGGCCGCATCGAGGTGGAGAGCCGGCCCGGCCAGGGCTCCGTG
- a CDS encoding serine/threonine protein kinase, whose amino-acid sequence MDLISPPARTLTFDAFWRWIQEHTNCILRCGSPDMTLFDHDDFHWMLMEEERQHVLQLIKGKSLVGEMVMVGREVSEVSVSPDPDADPQQGHFLVELMGGPKDDPQVLYHFIMAHGIEPAASHQGFKH is encoded by the coding sequence ATGGATCTGATCTCCCCACCGGCCCGCACCCTGACGTTTGATGCCTTCTGGCGATGGATCCAGGAGCACACCAACTGCATCCTCCGGTGCGGCTCCCCGGACATGACCCTGTTCGACCACGACGACTTCCACTGGATGCTGATGGAAGAGGAGCGCCAGCACGTCCTCCAGCTCATCAAGGGCAAGTCCCTGGTGGGCGAGATGGTGATGGTGGGCCGTGAGGTCTCCGAAGTCTCCGTCTCGCCGGATCCGGACGCGGACCCGCAGCAGGGCCACTTCCTGGTGGAGCTGATGGGCGGACCGAAGGACGACCCGCAGGTGCTCTACCACTTCATCATGGCCCACGGCATCGAGCCGGCCGCCAGCCACCAGGGCTTCAAGCACTGA